The Ignicoccus hospitalis KIN4/I genome includes the window ATCACAATGCGCCATTACCGCTTAGGTGATGTAATAAGGCTTGTGCGCCCGTAAGAAATAGGTTTTTCACTCCTCTGAGGAGGAGTTCTGGGCATTAAGCTATGAAGAAGGTGTTGGCGTTCTTACTGACGTTAGCGGCGGCGGCCTTGGCGCAGAAGCTGGTAGTTCCAACTGCGATGAGCTGTGTTATTTCCGCTAACTACCCCAAGTTCGAGGTCCCCGTTCCCGTAATAACGATAAACGCGACCTCCCTCACGGTGCGAGTAGACGCTTGCGGCTTGGTTTCTTCTAAGGCTTACGTAGCGATGGCCTATACCAAAGGAACTATAGGTTTGGAGTTGCCCCTCAAGGAGCTGAGGTACAAGTTCCCTTGCGGCGCTATAACAGTTGAGCTAGTCAACGACAAGGGAGAAGTTGTAGATGAGAGAAAAATAGCGTTTACTTTAGAGGTAATTAATATGACGGAACCAATAATGATGTGTACGGCCTCGAGTGAGCTCACCGAGCTAGCTCTAAACAGTACCGAGGACGTGATTAAGTTCCTCAAAGCTGCTTACGATGGAGAAGCCTTCGAGACGTCGTTGTACATAGAGGCGTATAAGCCTACCTCCGTAACGGTTTACCTAGAGGGTCTAAAGGCCCGTTCGGCGGTCCCGAGCGTAGGCGTAGCAATCATTAAGGACAACATTGTAAGGATAATTAGAGCAAACGACACTAAGGCTATTACGCTGTACCTCGTGCCTACGAAGCCGGTCGCCTCTGTAGAGGCGTTCTCCAACGACGGCGCTTTCGCCTACTTCTCCTTGAACGCGACCTCCACGGACCCGGACGGCGACGGACTCCCAAGCGGGAAGGAGCTTCTCACTTACCGCACCAACCCCCTCAACTCCGATACAGACGGAGATGGCTTAACCGACTACCAAGAAGTTAAGGTGTATCACACAGACCCCTTGAAGCCTGACACCGACGGCGACGGCCTAACTGATTACGAGGAGATTAAGATCTACAAGACTAACCCGCTTAACCCCGATACAGACGGAGACAAGCTAACAGATTACCAAGAGGTTAAGGTTTACCAGACCAACCCCTTGTCCAACGACACCGACGGAGATAGGCTTACCGATTACGAGGAGGTCTCGCTCTACCACACCAACCCCCTGAACCCTGATACGGACGGGGACAAGCTAACGGACTATCAAGAAGTTAAGATCTACAAGACTAACCCGCTTAACCCCGATACAGATGCCGATGGCCTAACAGATGGCGAGGAGGTCTTGGACTACGGCACTAACCCGCTTAGCAACGATACGGACAGAGATGGCCTGACCGACTACCAAGAAGTTAAGGTCTACCACACTGACCCGCTGAGGGTTGACACCGACAGAGACGGCCTCGACGACTACCAAGAGCTTTCTTACTATAAGACCAACCCCTTGTCCAACGACACCGATAAGGACGGCCTAACGGACGGCGAGGAAGTCCTAAAGTACAACACCAATCCGCTTAATCCCGATACAGACGGAGATGGCTTAACCGACTACCAAGAAGTTAAGGTGTATCACACAGACCCTCTCGCCCCCGATACCGACAAGGACGGCTTGACGGACTACGAGGAAGTGATGCTATACCACACGAGCCCTACGTTAGCGGACACCGACGAGGACAAGCTAACCGACTACCAAGAGGTTAAGGTTTACCACACCAACCCTCTAAGCAACGACACCGACAAGGACGGCTTGACAGATTACCAAGAGGTTAAGGTTTACCACACTGACCCGCTTAACCCCGACACAGATGCCGACGACTTGACCGACTACGAGGAGATAATGAAGTACCACACCGACTACCTCTCTAACGACACCGATAAGGACGGCCTAACGGACGGCGAGGAAGTCCTAAAGTACAACACCAGCCCGTTTAAGGTCGACACGGACGGCGACAAGCTAACAGATTACCAAGAGGTCAGAATATACGGCACTAACCCCCTGAATACCGACACCGACGGAGATGGCTTAACCGACTACCAAGAGGTCACCATAGGCACCTCCCCGCTCAAGTCCGACACAGACAAGGACGGTTTGACGGACTACCAGGAGACGGTGATATACCACACCAACCCCCTGAACCCTGATACGGACGGGGACAAGCTAACCGATTACGAGGAGATAATGAAATACCGTACCAACCCTCTAAGCAACGACACGGACAAGGACGGCTTGACGGACTACGAGGAAGTGATGCTATACCACACGAGCCCTACGTTAGCGGACACCGACGAGGACAAGCTAACCGACTACCAAGAGGTTAAGGTTTACCACACCAACCCTCTAAGCAACGACACCGACAAGGACGGCTTGACGGACTACGAGGAAGTAGAGGAGCACAAGACTAACCCGCTTAACGCGGATAGCGACGACGACAAGCTGACAGATTATCAAGAAGTTAAGGTGTATCACACCGACCCGCTCAGTCCCGACACCGACAGCGACAAGCTAACCGATTACGAGGAGATTAAGGTCTACAAGACTAACCCGTTCGACGAGGACACCGATAGCGACGGCTTAACAGATTACCAAGAGGTTAAGGTTTACCGTACCGACCCGCTTAACCCCGACACCGACAGCGACAAGCTGACCGACTACCTCGAAGTCGAGGTCTACCACACCGACCCGCTTAACCCCGATACAGACGGGGACGGCGTTTGGGACTCCGTGGACGCAGCACCGCTGGGCGACGTGAGGCTGGTGGTAACGGTGTCGCTCTACCAAGTGTACAACGTACCTCTCGAATATTTGAACAAGCTCCAAGCCTCCGTGGGCGCCCCCGGGAGCTCAGTTACGGAGAGCGTCTACAAGCACGTGATAACTTACACTTACGACTTAGATGACCATAAGCCGTACGCGGTTATAGACGTAGCGCTGTTCTTCGAGAAGGACGGAAGCGTGGAGGTAGTGGACGTTAACCCCGTGTTCGGGGCGAGGACGCTGAGGTTTTACGTAAAACCCGTAATGAAGAACGTTACTTTCAACGGTACCAGCGAGTCCGTCCCCACCGAGCTACAAGTCTACTGGAAGGAGGACGACGAAGTCGTGGAGCTGGGCTCGCTGAAGCTGCCGGTGCTCAGGAACGCCACCAGCGTAGTGGTCATACCGTTGAAGACGGACCTGTTCGCCGGCAACGTGTCTCCCAGGGAAGCGGGGGCCTACGTGGCGTCCATCACGGTGGGCTTCAAGCTGTTGATTGTCCCCACGAAATGATTTTTGTCCCTACTCCTCCTACACTCCCGGTAGGTGTTTATGGTAACCGTTGCCGTCATAGAGGGCGACGGTATAGGCCCCGAGGTCGTGGGCGCGACCCTTAAGGTGCTCGAAAAGATAAGGGAAACTTTCAAACTGCCGCTGGAGTTCGTCTTCGTGGAGGCGGGCGACAGAGCTAAGGAGAAGTACGGCGAGGCCCTCCCTAAGGAGAGCTACGAGAGGCTCCTACGAGCGGACGCTATACTCAAGGGCCCCGTCGGCGAGACGGCAGCGGACGTCATAGTTAGGTTGAGGAGGGAGCTGGACCTCTTCGCCAACATAAGGCCCGCGAAGGTCTTGCCCGGAGTCCCCGCACTTAAGGAAAATGTAGATCTAATTATAGTTAGGGAAAATATAGAGGACCTTTACGTTGGTGCCGAGAACCTCTTGCCCCAGACCTCCTTGGGCCACAAGGTCGCGGTGGGCCTCAGACTGGCTTCAGAGAGGGAGACGAGGAGGGTGGCGAAGGTCGCCGCGGAGTACGCTAAAGCCCGTAGGAACAAAGTAACTATAGTACACAAGGCTAACGTAATGAGGGTGACGTGCGGGCTCTTCAGAGACGTCGCGAAGGAGGTCTTGGAGGCTGAGGGGGTTGAGGTAGACGAGATGTACGTGGACGCGGCCGCTATGGAGTTGGTCAGAAGGCCGGAGAGGTTCGACGTAATGCTGACTCCGAACGTCTTCGGGGACATACTCTCCGACTTGGCGGCCCAAGTGGTCGGCAGCTTGGGCTTGGCGCCCAGCGGCAACATAGGCGAGGAGCGCGCGCTGTTCGAGCCGGTCCACGGGGCGGCCTTCGACATAGCGGGTAAGGGGATAGCCAACCCTACGGCGACCATGCTAGCGGCGTCGATGATGTTGGAGTGGTTAGAGAGGAAGAAGGGGCTCCCCAAAGGGGCGGAAGCGGCCGCTGCGCTTCAGAGGGCGATAGAGAAGGCCTTGTCAGAGGGAGTAAAGACGCCGGACTTGGGCGGGAACTACGGCACCTTCGAGTTCGCAGAAGAGGTCGTTAAGAGGTTGCAGCTTCCTTAGCCCTCTCCCTCTCCTCTAAGACCTTTTCTACGATCTCCCTCAGCTTGTCCTCGGTAACCCTAATGCCCATGTCGCCGAGCCTCTTAACCTCGTCTAACACCCTTAGGACCACGTCAGGGTCCGTGGGGTAGCCTAGGGTCTTGAGGGCGTATTCAACGCCGTGCCTGCCGGAGTGCTTGCCGAGCACGATCCTCCTCCTCTGGCCGACCATTTCCGGCTGTATGGGCTCGTAGGTGAACGGGTTGTTGATCACCCCGTGCACGTGTATGCCGGACTCGTGACTGAAGACGTTCTCGCCGACGATGGGCTTGTTAGGAGGTATCGGTATGCCGGTTATCTTGGACACCAGCAGGCTGGTCTCGTAGAGCAGCTTAGTGTTGACGCCGGTCCTCACGTTCAGTAAGAACTCTAGGGCAGCCACCACTTCCTCGAGCGCGGCGTTGCCGGCCCTCTCCCCTATCCCGTTCACGGTCACGTGGGCTTGCCTGGCGCCGGCCTCTATGCCGGCTATGCTGTTCGCTACGGCCAAGCCGAAGTCGTTGTGGCAGTGGACGCTGACTATCCTCCCCTTGGCGGCCGGCAGTATGAACTTTATTAGGTACTTCATCCTGGTGGGCGTCATGACTCCTACGGTATCGGGTATGTCCACCCTGTCCGCCCCCGCGTCCACTACGGCTTCAACCATAGTGTAGAGGTAGTTGAGGTCTGCCCTGGTGCCGTCCTCGGGGCTGAACTCCACCGTCACCCCGTGGCTCTTCGCGTATTCCACCGCCTCTACGGCCCTCCTGAGGGCTTCCTCTCTGGTCATCCTAAGCTTGTACTTCAAGTGGATGTCCGAAGCTGCTATGAACACGTGGATCGCGTCCACGTCGGCGTCCAGAGCCTTATCTATGTCCCTCTTGTTCGCCCTAGCTAGGGCCACTATCTCCGGGCCCAGTCCCTCTCGGGCAATCGCCTTAACCGCCTCGAACTCGCCTTGGGACACTGCCGGGAAGCCGGCCTCTATGCTCGCTACTCCTAGCTTCGCGAGCTGTCTCGCGATCATCAGCTTCTGTTCCTTGGTGAAGCTTATTCCGGGGGTCTGCTCGCCGTCACGTAAGGTGGTATCAAAAATGCGTACCTCTTTGGGGAGGTTTTCCAGCTCTTCCGCTATCCTTACGCCCTCAACAATAAGCATCTCCTAACGCGGGTCTCCCGAGGACGTTATAAAACTACCCGCGCGCTTTCCACTCATAACCCAACGCTCTGCTCCATCAAGGGAGATAGGAGTTGCCGAAGGACTTCTTGAGGCAGATAGTAAACCCCACCTTGCTCGAGTTCGAAATACCCGTGCAGATATTGACAGAAATAAGGAAGAAGCTAGAGCTGGCCGAGAACAAGTACAACTTCAGCGCATTCGGGGGTGACCCTAAGAACTTGGTCAAGTTCTTCCAATCGCCGCTCTGGAAAGAGGTCGTCGAACTCTTTGACG containing:
- a CDS encoding binary toxin-like calcium binding domain-containing protein; the encoded protein is MKKVLAFLLTLAAAALAQKLVVPTAMSCVISANYPKFEVPVPVITINATSLTVRVDACGLVSSKAYVAMAYTKGTIGLELPLKELRYKFPCGAITVELVNDKGEVVDERKIAFTLEVINMTEPIMMCTASSELTELALNSTEDVIKFLKAAYDGEAFETSLYIEAYKPTSVTVYLEGLKARSAVPSVGVAIIKDNIVRIIRANDTKAITLYLVPTKPVASVEAFSNDGAFAYFSLNATSTDPDGDGLPSGKELLTYRTNPLNSDTDGDGLTDYQEVKVYHTDPLKPDTDGDGLTDYEEIKIYKTNPLNPDTDGDKLTDYQEVKVYQTNPLSNDTDGDRLTDYEEVSLYHTNPLNPDTDGDKLTDYQEVKIYKTNPLNPDTDADGLTDGEEVLDYGTNPLSNDTDRDGLTDYQEVKVYHTDPLRVDTDRDGLDDYQELSYYKTNPLSNDTDKDGLTDGEEVLKYNTNPLNPDTDGDGLTDYQEVKVYHTDPLAPDTDKDGLTDYEEVMLYHTSPTLADTDEDKLTDYQEVKVYHTNPLSNDTDKDGLTDYQEVKVYHTDPLNPDTDADDLTDYEEIMKYHTDYLSNDTDKDGLTDGEEVLKYNTSPFKVDTDGDKLTDYQEVRIYGTNPLNTDTDGDGLTDYQEVTIGTSPLKSDTDKDGLTDYQETVIYHTNPLNPDTDGDKLTDYEEIMKYRTNPLSNDTDKDGLTDYEEVMLYHTSPTLADTDEDKLTDYQEVKVYHTNPLSNDTDKDGLTDYEEVEEHKTNPLNADSDDDKLTDYQEVKVYHTDPLSPDTDSDKLTDYEEIKVYKTNPFDEDTDSDGLTDYQEVKVYRTDPLNPDTDSDKLTDYLEVEVYHTDPLNPDTDGDGVWDSVDAAPLGDVRLVVTVSLYQVYNVPLEYLNKLQASVGAPGSSVTESVYKHVITYTYDLDDHKPYAVIDVALFFEKDGSVEVVDVNPVFGARTLRFYVKPVMKNVTFNGTSESVPTELQVYWKEDDEVVELGSLKLPVLRNATSVVVIPLKTDLFAGNVSPREAGAYVASITVGFKLLIVPTK
- a CDS encoding isocitrate/isopropylmalate dehydrogenase family protein, producing the protein MVTVAVIEGDGIGPEVVGATLKVLEKIRETFKLPLEFVFVEAGDRAKEKYGEALPKESYERLLRADAILKGPVGETAADVIVRLRRELDLFANIRPAKVLPGVPALKENVDLIIVRENIEDLYVGAENLLPQTSLGHKVAVGLRLASERETRRVAKVAAEYAKARRNKVTIVHKANVMRVTCGLFRDVAKEVLEAEGVEVDEMYVDAAAMELVRRPERFDVMLTPNVFGDILSDLAAQVVGSLGLAPSGNIGEERALFEPVHGAAFDIAGKGIANPTATMLAASMMLEWLERKKGLPKGAEAAAALQRAIEKALSEGVKTPDLGGNYGTFEFAEEVVKRLQLP
- a CDS encoding isopropylmalate synthase, which encodes MLIVEGVRIAEELENLPKEVRIFDTTLRDGEQTPGISFTKEQKLMIARQLAKLGVASIEAGFPAVSQGEFEAVKAIAREGLGPEIVALARANKRDIDKALDADVDAIHVFIAASDIHLKYKLRMTREEALRRAVEAVEYAKSHGVTVEFSPEDGTRADLNYLYTMVEAVVDAGADRVDIPDTVGVMTPTRMKYLIKFILPAAKGRIVSVHCHNDFGLAVANSIAGIEAGARQAHVTVNGIGERAGNAALEEVVAALEFLLNVRTGVNTKLLYETSLLVSKITGIPIPPNKPIVGENVFSHESGIHVHGVINNPFTYEPIQPEMVGQRRRIVLGKHSGRHGVEYALKTLGYPTDPDVVLRVLDEVKRLGDMGIRVTEDKLREIVEKVLEERERAKEAATS